In Halichondria panicea chromosome 9, odHalPani1.1, whole genome shotgun sequence, a genomic segment contains:
- the LOC135341776 gene encoding ER membrane protein complex subunit 8/9 homolog isoform X1, which translates to MSYTISLKAYSKIILHCSKYPHKAINGVVIGSVSKETQSVQIQDAIPMFHLGIGLAPMLEVALTQVEIYCDTKGLSIVGYYHANERVNDATISDTAVTIANKIAVNCDKACLLIVDNEALGDQTKSGLKLQVLKSDSGHSHWKEHLSALKFLDEQTIVNTRKLVQNNMAEILVDFDNHLDDIQLDWTNPKINRALPNGTIQ; encoded by the exons ATGTCTTACACTATCTCTCTGAAAGCATACAGCAAAATCATTCTGCACTGCTCTAAGTACCCTCATAAAGCTATCAATGGAGTAGTCATCGGCTCAGTCTCCAAAGAAACACAAAGTGTCCAGATTCAAGATGCCATCCCTATGTTTCACTTAGGCATTGGCCTAGCTCCAATGTTGGAAGTTGCACTCACACAG GTTGAGATCTATTGCGACACAAAGGGGTTAAGTATTGTGGGTTATTACCATGCCAATGAGAGAGTCAATGATGCGACAATCAGTGACACAGCAGTCACCATTGCCAACAAGATTGCCGTTAATTGTGACAAGGCGTGTCTACTAATT GTTGATAATGAAGCACTTGGAGACCAGACAAAGTCAGGTCTAAAG CTCCAGGTGTTGAAGAGTGACTCGGGACACAGCCACTGGAAAGAGCACCTCAGTGCACT GAAATTTCTTGACGAGCAAACAATTGTCAACACAAGAAAACTGGTTCAAAACAACATGGCTGAGATTCTAGTGGATTTCGATAATCATTTGGATGACATTCAACTTGATTGGACAAACCCTAAAATCAATAGAGCTCTTCCCAACGGTACAATACAGTAG
- the LOC135341776 gene encoding ER membrane protein complex subunit 8-like isoform X2 has product MSYTISLKAYSKIILHCSKYPHKAINGVVIGSVSKETQSVQIQDAIPMFHLGIGLAPMLEVALTQVEIYCDTKGLSIVGYYHANERVNDATISDTAVTIANKIAVNCDKACLLILQVLKSDSGHSHWKEHLSALKFLDEQTIVNTRKLVQNNMAEILVDFDNHLDDIQLDWTNPKINRALPNGTIQ; this is encoded by the exons ATGTCTTACACTATCTCTCTGAAAGCATACAGCAAAATCATTCTGCACTGCTCTAAGTACCCTCATAAAGCTATCAATGGAGTAGTCATCGGCTCAGTCTCCAAAGAAACACAAAGTGTCCAGATTCAAGATGCCATCCCTATGTTTCACTTAGGCATTGGCCTAGCTCCAATGTTGGAAGTTGCACTCACACAG GTTGAGATCTATTGCGACACAAAGGGGTTAAGTATTGTGGGTTATTACCATGCCAATGAGAGAGTCAATGATGCGACAATCAGTGACACAGCAGTCACCATTGCCAACAAGATTGCCGTTAATTGTGACAAGGCGTGTCTACTAATT CTCCAGGTGTTGAAGAGTGACTCGGGACACAGCCACTGGAAAGAGCACCTCAGTGCACT GAAATTTCTTGACGAGCAAACAATTGTCAACACAAGAAAACTGGTTCAAAACAACATGGCTGAGATTCTAGTGGATTTCGATAATCATTTGGATGACATTCAACTTGATTGGACAAACCCTAAAATCAATAGAGCTCTTCCCAACGGTACAATACAGTAG
- the LOC135341772 gene encoding phospholipase A2 group XV-like: MEKTRILTRLLCAVGLCTLISAVSALESSPILLIPGFGGSQLDEKNGNYDYCNTGGNYKRVWYDLFLWRTRICSKDLQLRYDKSSNTYQNKTGIEVRVPGFGETKAVEYSAKLAVFSLGKYMRNLVQHFAKCGYKRGVSIRAAPYDWRLAADELDRTGYFKEVKGLIEEMRKANGQRVTIVAHSMGGLVSHYFLTGYSGINKSWKKKHIKAWITLGTPWGGAVETIQTVLASKRTASDWWKVLVPYGRTFESTPWLLPKPSLFGDKVLVETNSRKYTANDYEKLFDRINYDDGFAMFKGTQQINSDKYPNVPTYCYYGKNLKTPERLTYKFGIFHILLYKLFKSDSIKNIKPKITHGDGDGTVNIDSLRVCNTEWSGRKEFKSKEFDSADHKGILSDTAVLEDIAKIVGARDCGSMEQLEQLLEALN; the protein is encoded by the exons ATGGAGAAGACAAGGATCTTGACTAGACTACTCTGTGCAGTTGGACTTTGCACACTCATTTCTGCAGTGTCTGCATTGGAATCATCTCCTATTCTACTCA TTCCAGGTTTTGGTGGGTCGCAACTGGACGAGAAAAATGGCAATTACGATTACTGCAATACAGGTGGAAACTACAAGCGAGTCTGGTACGACCTTTTCCTATGGCGAACACGAATATGTTCAAAGGATCTACA GTTAAGATATGACAAGTCCAGTAATACCTATCAGAACAAAACTGGTATTGAAGTCCGGGTTCCGGGGTTTGGAGAAACTAAAGCAGTGGAATACTCAGCTAAATTAGCTGTGTTCTCACTTGGGAAGTACATGAGGAATCTCGTACAACACTTTGCTAAATGCGGGTATAAAAGAGGTGTCTCCATTAGAGCTGCACCTTACGACTGGAGACTGGCtgcag ACGAGCTGGATAGGACAGGCTATTTCAAGGAGGTGAAAGGCTTAATTGAGGAGATGCGTAAGGCAAATGGCCAACGGGTGACCATTGTAGCACACAGTATGGGGGGACTGGTGTCTCACTACTTTCTCACTGGCTACTCTGGTATCAATAAATCCTGGAAGAAGAAGCATATCAAAGCCTGGATAACCCTAGGGACACCTTGGGGTGGGGCAGTCGAGACAATTCAAACAGTGTTAGCAAGCAAGAGAACAGCTTCTGATTGGTGGAAGGTATTAGTACCATATGGCCGCACATTTGAAAGCACTCCATGGCTCTTGCCTAAACCTTCATTATTTGGAGACAAGGTGTTAGTTGAAACCAATTCAAGGAAATACACAGCCAACGATTACGAGAAGCTGTTTGACCGCATCAACTACGATGATGGTTTTGCTATGTTCAAAGGTACGCAGCAAATCAACAGTGATAAATACCCTAATGTCCCTACTTATTGTTACTATGGCAAAAACTTAAAAACCCCAGAGCGACTTACGTACAAGTTTGGAATCTTTCACATTTTGTTGTACAAGCTATTCAAAAGTGATTCAATCAAAAATATTAAGCCAAAGATAACGCACGGAGATGGTGATGGAACAGTGAACATTGATAGTCTACGAGTCTGTAATACAGAGTGGTCAGGTAGGAAGGAGTTTAAGAGCAAAGAGTTTGACTCCGCTGATCACAAAGGCATTCTGAGCGATACAGCAGTGCTTGAGGATATTGCCAAGATCGTCGGAGCCCGAGATTGTGGAAGCATGGAACAACTGGAGCAATTATTGGAGGCTTTGAACTAA
- the LOC135341771 gene encoding phospholipase A2 group XV-like, which produces MDKTRILTRLLCAVGLCTLISAVSALESSPILLIPGFGGSQLDEKNGNYDYCNTGGNYKRVWYDLFLWRTRICSKDLQLRYDKSSNTYQNKTGIEVRVPGFGETKTVEYSAKFTVFSVKSYMNNLVQHFAKYGYERGISIRAAPYDWRLAADELDRTGYFKQVKGLIEEMRKANGQRVTIVAHSMGGLVSHYFLTGYSGIDQDWKKKHIKAWITLGTPWGGAVETIQTVLANERTASDWWKVLVPYGRTFESTAWLLPKPSLFGDKVLVETNSRKYTANDYEKLFDRINYEDGYAMFKGTQQIDSVTYPNVQTYCYYGKNLQTPERLTYKFGIINSLHKKIKGEEEDPIKNVKPKITHGDGDGTVNIDSLRVYNTEWSDRKGFESKEFDSADHKGILSDTAVLEDIAKIVGARCCGNIEQLEQLLEALN; this is translated from the exons ATGGATAAGACAAGGATCTTGACTAGACTACTCTGTGCAGTTGGACTTTGCACACTCATTTCTGCAGTGTCTGCATTGGAATCATCTCCTATTCTACTCA TTCCAGGTTTTGGTGGGTCGCAACTGGACGAGAAAAATGGCAATTACGATTACTGCAATACAGGTGGAAACTACAAGCGAGTCTGGTACGACCTTTTCCTATGGCGAACACGAATATGTTCAAAGGATCTACA GTTAAGATACGACAAGTCTAGTAATACCTATCAGAACAAAACTGGTATTGAAGTCCGGGTTCCGGGGTTTGGAGAAACTAAAACAGTGGAATACTCAGCTAAATTCACTGTGTTCTCAGTTAAGAGTTACATGAACAATCTCGTACAACACTTTGCAAAATACGGGTATGAAAGAGGTATCTCCATTAGAGCTGCACCTTACGACTGGAGACTGGCtgcag ACGAGCTTGATAGGACAGGCTATTTCAAGCAGGTGAAAGGCTTAATTGAAGAGATGCGTAAGGCAAATGGCCAACGGGTGACCATCGTAGCACACAGTATGGGGGGACTGGTGTCTCACTACTTTCTCACTGGCTACTCTGGAATCGACCAAGACTGGAAGAAGAAGCATATCAAAGCCTGGATAACCCTAGGGACACCTTGGGGTGGGGCAGTCGAGACAATTCAAACAGTGTTAGCAAACGAGAGAACAGCTTCTGATTGGTGGAAAGTATTAGTACCATATGGCCGTACATTTGAAAGCACTGCATGGCTCTTGCCTAAACCTTCATTATTTGGAGACAAGGTGTTAGTTGAAACCAATTCAAGGAAATACACAGCCAACGATTACGAGAAGCTGTTTGACCGCATCAACTATGAGGATGGTTATGCTATGTTCAAAGGTACGCAGCAAATTGACAGTGTTACCTACCCTAATGTCCAGACTTATTGTTACTACGGTAAAAACTTACAAACCCCAGAGCGACTTACGTATAAGTTTGGAATCATTAACAGTTTGCACAAGAAAATTAAGGGGGAGGAGGAGGATCCAATCAAAAATGTTAAGCCAAAGATAACGCACGGAGATGGTGATGGAACAGTGAACATTGATAGTCTACGAGTCTATAATACAGAGTGGTCAGATAGGAAGGGATTTGAGAGCAAAGAGTTTGACTCCGCTGATCACAAAGGCATTCTGAGTGATACAGCAGTGCTTGAGGATATTGCCAAGATCGTCGGAGCCCGATGTTGTGGAAATATAGAGCAACTGGAGCAATTGTTAGAGGCTTTGAACTAA